One Candidatus Nomurabacteria bacterium genomic window carries:
- a CDS encoding ABC transporter ATP-binding protein → MLSVKGVTKKYGKKENAVSALKNIALDFEEGTTNAIVGKSGSGKSTLLHILIGLDRPTTGKVLAGGIDIFKALDTDTWRGQNVGIIFQQFFLQPNDSVLNNVALSLKIQGVAKKDRLRRAKTAIRQVGLADKMNSKANDLSGGQKQRIAIARAIVSQPSILIADEPTGNLDTENGLMIEDLLFALNKKLGTTLVIVTHDEDLARKCQRVVYLKDGSVEKDTKKQVTTTRKKVV, encoded by the coding sequence ATGCTGAGTGTTAAAGGTGTTACTAAGAAATATGGCAAAAAAGAAAATGCTGTTAGTGCACTAAAAAATATCGCTCTTGATTTTGAAGAAGGCACTACAAACGCCATTGTTGGCAAAAGTGGCTCTGGTAAAAGTACTCTGCTTCATATACTTATTGGCCTAGATAGACCAACAACAGGCAAAGTGCTCGCAGGGGGGATCGATATTTTTAAAGCGCTTGATACTGATACATGGCGTGGGCAGAACGTGGGTATTATATTTCAGCAGTTCTTTTTGCAGCCAAACGATAGTGTTCTTAATAACGTAGCGTTATCGCTAAAAATACAGGGCGTTGCAAAAAAAGATCGATTACGGCGAGCCAAAACAGCCATACGGCAAGTAGGTTTGGCAGATAAGATGAATAGCAAGGCGAATGATCTGTCTGGTGGCCAAAAACAACGGATTGCAATTGCACGAGCGATTGTGAGCCAACCATCCATATTAATTGCCGATGAACCAACAGGCAACCTAGACACAGAAAACGGCCTTATGATAGAAGATTTACTATTTGCACTAAATAAAAAACTAGGCACAACACTTGTTATTGTGACACACGATGAAGATTTAGCACGCAAATGCCAAAGGGTTGTGTATCTTAAAGATGGTAGTGTAGAAAAAGATACCAAAAAACAAGTTACAACGACACGTAAGAAGGTGGTGTAG
- a CDS encoding MFS transporter, giving the protein MQRIQRKIGNHPLLAVFATVFVDLVGVGILIPIFPLLVTPGSPDSILPNGWTITQGVILLGWLSAAYPLAQFIAAPILGQLSDKYGRKIVLTLSIIGTALGYVLFAIGLATKNIPLLFASRILDGFTGGNISVAQAAIADISTAKNRAKNFGLIGMAFGLGFILGPYIGGKLADPSVMSWFNATTPFWFAAGLSVFNVILITLFLPETLKVRKTARIDFSRPFHNVVTAFSRPGLRSVMPTSFLFTAGFTFFTTFFGVVLAQKFNFSVSNTGDYFAYVGLWIAIAQGVFVGIVAKRFKDYQVLRVSVFITAVSLLSYAMIPAGEYRWLFLIPPVLALGNGLTMAFTASLISRITPKELQGESLGINSSVMALAQAIPAIMAGYIAAIGVNVPIFVASIIITLAGISFWIFFKPGRDDKYAVPSGAEPLPSAHH; this is encoded by the coding sequence ATGCAACGTATACAAAGAAAAATTGGTAACCATCCACTGCTCGCCGTGTTTGCCACGGTATTTGTTGATTTAGTTGGTGTTGGTATACTAATACCGATTTTTCCGCTGTTGGTGACGCCAGGTTCGCCAGATTCTATTTTGCCAAATGGTTGGACGATTACCCAAGGAGTTATTTTACTAGGCTGGTTGAGTGCGGCATATCCACTCGCACAATTTATTGCAGCACCTATCTTAGGGCAATTATCAGATAAATATGGCCGCAAAATTGTTCTTACGTTGTCTATTATTGGGACAGCTCTTGGGTATGTACTCTTTGCCATAGGCTTAGCAACCAAAAATATTCCACTCTTATTTGCATCGCGCATCCTAGACGGCTTTACGGGTGGTAATATATCAGTTGCTCAAGCTGCTATTGCCGATATTAGTACCGCTAAAAATCGGGCTAAAAACTTTGGCTTAATTGGCATGGCATTTGGACTAGGCTTTATATTAGGTCCATACATTGGTGGAAAATTAGCCGACCCATCTGTTATGAGCTGGTTTAATGCAACTACACCATTTTGGTTCGCGGCCGGTTTAAGTGTCTTTAACGTGATATTAATTACACTATTTTTGCCAGAAACATTAAAAGTACGTAAAACCGCACGTATAGACTTTTCACGGCCGTTTCATAATGTAGTGACGGCCTTTTCCCGCCCAGGTTTGCGCAGTGTTATGCCAACAAGCTTTTTGTTTACTGCCGGGTTTACCTTTTTTACCACGTTTTTTGGTGTTGTACTTGCCCAGAAATTTAACTTTTCGGTCAGTAATACAGGTGATTATTTTGCTTATGTTGGGTTATGGATTGCCATCGCTCAAGGAGTTTTTGTTGGTATTGTTGCAAAACGCTTCAAAGACTACCAAGTACTAAGAGTAAGTGTATTTATAACTGCAGTAAGTTTGCTGAGCTACGCCATGATACCAGCAGGTGAGTATCGGTGGTTATTCTTAATTCCACCTGTTTTGGCACTTGGTAACGGCTTGACCATGGCCTTTACTGCCAGTCTTATTAGCCGGATTACACCCAAAGAACTACAAGGCGAGTCGCTGGGTATTAATTCTAGCGTCATGGCTTTAGCGCAAGCTATACCAGCTATCATGGCCGGGTATATTGCCGCTATTGGTGTGAACGTACCTATATTTGTAGCGAGCATTATTATTACACTGGCTGGTATATCATTTTGGATCTTCTTTAAGCCAGGTCGCGATGACAAATATGCAGTTCCAAGCGGTGCAGAACCTCTACCCTCAGCGCACCACTAG
- the rsmA gene encoding ribosomal RNA small subunit methyltransferase A, which yields MVVDSRPNKRLGQHWLTDNETLSNIVAAADISAADTVLEVGPGLGTLTQALLATGASLTAVEYDAALATQLMKNIHAPNVQVIEHDILTFDFRSLPKDYKVVANIPYYLTSKLVRIVCESANPPKTTVLLVQKEVAQRIAAQPGAMSLLSISAQVYNTTTLGVVVPAALFTPPPKVDSQVIIMQRRPSPLVPHSLQKTFFRVVKAGFNERRKKLRSSLSGGLHLEKQQVDELLASVSINASARAQELSIDDWVRLTKKYIANQ from the coding sequence ATGGTGGTAGATTCACGGCCAAATAAACGGCTCGGCCAACATTGGCTTACAGATAACGAAACATTATCGAATATTGTGGCGGCAGCCGATATTAGCGCTGCTGATACAGTTCTCGAGGTTGGTCCTGGTCTTGGTACGCTCACCCAAGCATTATTAGCCACTGGTGCGAGCCTGACAGCAGTGGAATATGATGCAGCACTCGCCACACAGCTCATGAAAAATATTCACGCGCCTAACGTACAGGTTATCGAGCATGACATATTAACGTTTGACTTTAGGTCATTACCAAAAGATTACAAAGTGGTTGCAAATATTCCGTATTATTTAACGTCTAAACTTGTGCGTATTGTATGCGAATCTGCTAATCCACCAAAAACCACCGTGTTGCTTGTTCAAAAAGAAGTCGCACAGCGTATCGCTGCTCAACCCGGTGCTATGTCGCTGCTAAGTATCAGCGCGCAAGTCTATAACACAACAACTCTAGGTGTTGTTGTACCAGCTGCGCTTTTTACGCCACCACCAAAAGTAGATTCACAGGTAATTATTATGCAGCGTAGGCCATCACCATTAGTGCCACACAGTCTTCAAAAAACCTTTTTTCGGGTCGTTAAGGCTGGCTTTAATGAACGCCGAAAAAAACTACGCAGCAGCCTCAGTGGTGGCTTACATTTAGAAAAGCAGCAGGTAGACGAACTACTGGCCAGTGTATCTATAAACGCGTCGGCACGTGCGCAAGAACTTTCTATAGATGATTGGGTACGTCTTACCAAAAAATATATAGCGAATCAGTAA
- a CDS encoding G5 domain-containing protein has translation MNIHTSVTSFFHKHAFALGIFGILFGFTFLSSSFVVANGQTIGPEDSHIVSLYINGEETVVPTRAKTVGELLTKTDIALTENDLVEPAKDTAIDNDNFKVNVYKARPVSIIDAGKVVRAFTPYQGAKLVAEKAGVKVYPEDTYTLESGDSFVDEQIIGEKITIHRATPVTINLYGSGPVTYRTHVKTIGDLLAERNITPEEGATLSPAADTPLTPNLAIFISKFGKQVVTTEESIPFETATTPDPSAPLGRITVTSPGKPGVKKVTYEIETRDGREVGRVVLQEVRVTEPTTQTQTKGTKANVSGDKLEWMRAAGIAESDFGAVDFIIGHESGWRPAAMSGSGCGGLGQACPSSKLARACPDWQVDPVCQLRFFSGYSGRYGGWQGAYQAWLVKGWW, from the coding sequence ATGAATATACATACATCTGTAACATCATTTTTTCATAAACACGCTTTTGCCTTAGGTATCTTTGGTATTCTTTTTGGATTTACCTTTTTATCGAGCAGTTTTGTTGTGGCCAATGGCCAGACAATAGGGCCAGAAGACAGCCATATTGTAAGTCTATATATCAACGGTGAAGAAACCGTGGTACCCACACGTGCAAAAACGGTAGGCGAGCTGCTCACAAAAACAGATATAGCCCTTACAGAAAACGACCTTGTAGAACCTGCTAAAGACACAGCTATAGATAATGATAATTTTAAGGTAAACGTATATAAAGCGCGCCCTGTAAGCATTATAGATGCTGGCAAAGTAGTGCGTGCATTTACGCCATATCAGGGCGCAAAACTCGTCGCCGAAAAAGCTGGTGTAAAAGTGTACCCAGAAGATACCTACACACTTGAATCAGGCGATTCGTTTGTGGACGAACAAATTATCGGCGAAAAGATAACCATTCATCGGGCAACACCAGTGACGATTAACTTGTATGGTTCTGGACCGGTGACGTATCGCACCCACGTAAAGACAATTGGTGATCTGTTAGCAGAACGTAATATCACGCCAGAAGAAGGCGCTACATTGTCGCCGGCAGCAGACACACCTCTTACTCCAAATTTAGCAATATTTATTTCTAAGTTTGGGAAGCAGGTTGTTACAACAGAAGAGTCAATACCTTTTGAAACAGCAACCACTCCAGATCCAAGCGCACCACTTGGGAGAATTACCGTTACCAGCCCAGGTAAGCCTGGTGTTAAAAAGGTAACCTATGAAATAGAAACAAGAGATGGCCGTGAAGTTGGCAGAGTAGTGTTGCAAGAAGTTCGTGTTACCGAACCTACAACGCAGACACAAACCAAAGGTACCAAAGCCAATGTTAGTGGCGATAAGCTCGAATGGATGCGAGCAGCTGGTATTGCAGAGTCTGATTTTGGTGCTGTTGATTTTATCATAGGTCATGAATCTGGCTGGCGACCAGCTGCAATGAGTGGTAGTGGGTGCGGTGGCCTTGGCCAAGCGTGTCCATCGTCTAAACTCGCCAGAGCGTGCCCTGATTGGCAAGTTGACCCAGTATGTCAATTACGATTCTTTAGTGGATATTCTGGCCGTTATGGTGGCTGGCAAGGTGCCTACCAGGCGTGGTTAGTAAAAGGATGGTGGTAG
- a CDS encoding NUDIX hydrolase encodes MKHSRALGKITYICTYPFIRIWLYGSHRAYVILVVKDEVLLTKNWLGLHQRWRLPGGGVHASESVLDGLVREISEEIGCSLPIKKVHTLGQQRYYKASKLYTYSLYTVKLNKKPRLHINHNEIADHAWFPIAKAKTQPLAEETRHALQLLDIA; translated from the coding sequence ATGAAGCATTCCCGCGCGTTAGGAAAAATTACCTATATTTGTACCTATCCGTTTATACGTATCTGGCTATATGGCTCACATCGTGCGTATGTAATACTAGTAGTAAAAGACGAAGTTTTACTAACAAAAAACTGGCTTGGCCTACACCAAAGGTGGCGATTACCAGGCGGTGGTGTGCATGCATCAGAATCAGTGCTTGATGGCCTAGTTAGAGAAATAAGCGAAGAAATTGGCTGCAGTTTACCTATTAAAAAGGTGCACACTCTGGGGCAACAGCGCTACTACAAAGCAAGCAAACTCTACACATATAGTTTATACACGGTAAAACTGAATAAAAAACCTCGCTTGCATATCAACCATAATGAAATCGCTGACCATGCATGGTTCCCTATAGCAAAAGCGAAAACACAGCCATTAGCAGAAGAAACGCGCCACGCCTTACAGCTGCTAGACATAGCCTAA
- a CDS encoding UvrD-helicase domain-containing protein, producing MSQFTLGLNAEQQRAVESTDGPLLILAGAGSGKTKTLTHRIAHLLDTQLATQYEILAVTFTNKAAKEMRERVAQLLAYRRDDKAFMPYMGTFHGICVRILRKDGQYSGVPNNFVIFDESDRTTLIKQLSKQLSIDEKQHTARAIGAIISAAKNDLITSAEYASLAQTPTQRAAARVYPLYQQALKDHAALDFDDLIGKVVSLLENNAEVRARWQDRFKYILIDEYQDTNTAQYKLIKLLLNEKRNICVVGDDWQSIYSWRGADFKNILNFERDFKNATVIRLEQNYRSTNHILDAAHAVIAKNAQRSDKKLWTAISGGAPVQVLSAYNERHEAEQIIQIIRQRTDTRTFAYKNIALLYRTNAQSRALEEQFVRFNIPYKMVGGARFYDRTEIKDILAYLRLLYQPEDIISFQRIVNTPTRGFGKTSLDKFLQWRQVQGLTLTDALDNVDTSPLTARAKQALFALHELLSVYRQEMDHLSAASLLESVIKRLDYYNYLDDGTLQSEARIENVKELLSVAKAYSDEGLASFLEEVALVSDLDTLNPNSDAVTLMTLHAAKGLEYDVVFMTGMEESIFPHSRALFDQSQMEEERRLCYVGMTRAKKELYLTYADSRVLYGGVQHYVPSRFIAEINAQHIKKAAYTGYASAGVLDNNQPESSEPRYVPELHPGDTVNHQVFGRGIVVDLDGEVAAVQFGGKGIKRLNISFAPLEKVS from the coding sequence ATGTCACAGTTCACTTTAGGCTTAAATGCTGAGCAACAGCGTGCCGTAGAATCAACCGATGGTCCATTGCTTATTCTGGCAGGTGCTGGAAGTGGTAAAACCAAAACGCTGACACACCGAATTGCTCATTTACTAGATACACAACTGGCAACTCAATACGAAATACTCGCCGTGACGTTTACAAATAAAGCCGCCAAAGAAATGCGTGAACGTGTCGCTCAGTTGCTTGCGTACCGTCGTGACGACAAAGCTTTTATGCCCTACATGGGCACGTTTCATGGGATATGTGTGCGGATATTACGTAAAGATGGCCAATATAGTGGCGTACCTAACAATTTTGTTATTTTTGACGAGAGTGATCGTACAACACTCATTAAACAATTATCTAAACAGCTTAGTATAGACGAAAAACAACATACTGCGCGGGCCATTGGGGCGATTATTAGTGCTGCCAAAAATGATTTAATAACGTCAGCTGAATACGCTTCATTAGCACAAACACCTACTCAACGAGCAGCAGCTCGCGTGTACCCGTTGTATCAACAAGCTCTTAAAGATCACGCTGCCTTAGATTTTGATGATCTTATAGGTAAGGTAGTGAGTTTACTAGAAAATAATGCCGAAGTGCGAGCAAGATGGCAAGATAGATTTAAATACATTCTTATTGATGAGTATCAAGACACCAACACCGCCCAGTACAAATTGATTAAGCTGCTTTTAAATGAAAAACGTAATATTTGTGTGGTAGGCGATGATTGGCAAAGTATTTATAGTTGGCGTGGTGCCGATTTTAAAAACATATTAAATTTTGAACGAGATTTTAAAAACGCTACCGTTATTCGTCTCGAGCAAAATTATCGTAGTACGAACCATATTCTAGATGCCGCGCATGCTGTTATAGCTAAAAACGCACAGCGTTCAGACAAAAAACTCTGGACAGCCATTAGTGGTGGTGCACCGGTGCAGGTACTCAGTGCATACAACGAACGGCACGAAGCCGAACAAATTATACAGATTATTAGACAACGCACCGATACCCGTACTTTTGCCTACAAAAATATTGCACTACTCTATAGAACAAATGCTCAGAGCCGTGCTCTAGAAGAGCAATTTGTTCGCTTTAACATACCCTATAAGATGGTTGGCGGGGCTCGTTTTTATGACAGAACTGAAATCAAAGATATTCTTGCGTATTTACGACTACTGTATCAACCAGAAGATATTATTAGTTTTCAGCGTATCGTGAACACACCTACAAGAGGTTTTGGTAAGACATCATTAGATAAATTTTTACAGTGGCGCCAAGTACAAGGGCTAACACTTACAGATGCTCTCGATAACGTAGATACGTCACCACTCACAGCTCGGGCTAAACAAGCATTATTTGCGCTACATGAACTGCTAAGTGTCTATCGGCAAGAAATGGATCACCTATCTGCAGCGAGCCTTTTAGAAAGTGTCATTAAGCGTTTAGACTATTACAATTATTTAGACGATGGTACGTTGCAATCAGAAGCCCGTATAGAAAATGTAAAAGAGCTATTAAGTGTGGCCAAAGCCTACAGTGATGAAGGGCTTGCAAGCTTTTTAGAAGAAGTTGCACTCGTGAGCGATCTAGATACGCTTAACCCTAATTCAGATGCTGTGACATTAATGACACTTCACGCCGCGAAAGGTCTAGAATATGACGTAGTATTTATGACGGGCATGGAAGAGTCAATTTTTCCACATTCACGGGCTTTGTTTGATCAATCACAAATGGAAGAAGAGCGCCGGCTCTGTTACGTTGGTATGACGCGTGCAAAAAAAGAACTATATCTTACCTATGCAGATAGTAGGGTTCTGTATGGTGGTGTTCAACATTACGTCCCCAGTAGGTTTATAGCCGAAATTAACGCACAGCATATTAAAAAAGCTGCCTACACAGGCTATGCATCGGCAGGAGTTTTAGACAATAATCAGCCCGAATCATCAGAGCCACGATATGTGCCAGAATTACACCCAGGCGACACAGTTAATCACCAAGTGTTTGGGAGGGGAATCGTGGTAGATCTAGATGGTGAAGTAGCTGCAGTCCAGTTTGGTGGCAAGGGCATTAAGCGGTTAAATATTAGTTTTGCCCCTCTAGAAAAGGTATCATGA
- a CDS encoding triose-phosphate isomerase, with amino-acid sequence MTTHKKTLIAGNWKMHLTVAQASLLVQRLHERTQNHKDVEVVLAPTHLHLQPLSLQIDHRKFKLAAQNAYHKDEGAYTGEVSFTMLRHLVSYGLVGHSERRHIFNESLDEITLKVAAAYRNGITPILCVGETKIDRLSKETNQVLHDQVVSALANVTSEEVQSIVIAYEPVWAIGTGENAKPSDVASVARVIKHDITELYGTKAAERVRILYGGSVTADTASGYLRLPEIDGLLVGGASLNYHSFSDIIDSAYRVKRNINTLRDM; translated from the coding sequence ATGACAACACATAAAAAAACACTCATAGCTGGGAACTGGAAGATGCATCTTACGGTTGCGCAAGCAAGTTTACTCGTGCAGCGGCTGCACGAACGTACCCAAAACCATAAAGACGTAGAAGTTGTACTGGCTCCTACTCATCTTCACCTGCAGCCACTGAGTTTGCAAATTGATCATCGCAAATTTAAATTAGCTGCTCAAAATGCTTACCATAAAGACGAAGGCGCTTACACTGGTGAAGTATCGTTCACCATGTTACGTCACCTAGTAAGTTATGGTCTGGTTGGGCATTCAGAGCGCCGCCATATTTTTAATGAGTCACTCGATGAAATTACCCTCAAAGTGGCTGCTGCTTACAGAAATGGCATTACTCCTATTTTATGCGTTGGCGAAACAAAAATAGATCGGCTATCTAAAGAAACAAACCAAGTATTGCATGATCAGGTTGTAAGTGCTTTAGCGAACGTTACCAGTGAAGAAGTGCAATCAATTGTTATTGCGTATGAACCTGTCTGGGCAATTGGTACAGGAGAAAACGCCAAGCCATCTGACGTAGCATCGGTAGCGCGTGTCATTAAGCACGATATTACAGAATTATATGGTACAAAAGCAGCTGAACGGGTACGTATACTTTATGGTGGCAGCGTCACGGCAGATACAGCATCTGGATACCTACGCCTCCCAGAAATAGATGGGTTATTAGTTGGTGGCGCTAGTCTTAATTATCATTCATTTAGCGATATTATAGATAGTGCCTACAGAGTAAAGAGAAATATTAATACCCTAAGAGATATGTAA
- a CDS encoding phosphoglycerate kinase, with amino-acid sequence MFRKKTIFQTDVANKTVLVRVDFNVPINDLGVITDDYRIRKALPTIEHLRSSGAKVVLISHLGRPTSKQDVACSLAPIAHRLDDLLHTTVLFADDCISADAKHKIKELQPGDVLLLENLRYYPEEEANDPDFAKKLAKGCDVFVQEGFGVVHRAHASTDAITRYLPSVAGLLLAKEVDTITNAMHTPKKPLAIVIGGAKISDKIDLLNTFIDSADYIAVVGAMANTFLVAEDVAVGSSLVEKDAVHTAKELLQKAYSRMKKERFTFYIPQDVVVAKGKENTHQTRVVDIDNHTWADISQYPKKPSKHAYSVAADEWILDIGPMTASAIKGALSQAHTAIWNGTAGMTEIRGLHGAADPFSHGTRVITEGFIGQHAGDKNVPFTIVGGGDTVGYVESISGLREQLGHVSTGGGASLELMAGHTLPGVEALQDSD; translated from the coding sequence ATGTTTCGCAAAAAAACTATATTTCAAACAGATGTAGCCAACAAAACAGTGCTTGTTCGGGTTGATTTTAATGTGCCCATCAATGATCTAGGTGTTATTACAGACGATTATCGAATTCGTAAAGCTTTGCCCACTATAGAGCACCTACGGAGCTCTGGCGCCAAGGTGGTGCTGATTTCTCATCTTGGAAGGCCGACTAGTAAACAAGACGTTGCCTGCAGCCTTGCGCCTATTGCTCATCGTCTTGATGATTTATTGCACACCACAGTGCTCTTTGCTGATGATTGTATTAGCGCAGACGCAAAACACAAAATTAAAGAGCTACAACCGGGTGATGTTTTACTACTAGAAAACCTACGTTACTACCCAGAAGAGGAAGCAAACGACCCTGACTTTGCTAAAAAGCTCGCCAAAGGTTGTGATGTATTTGTACAAGAAGGCTTTGGTGTTGTGCATCGTGCTCATGCTAGCACAGATGCTATTACTCGGTATCTGCCGAGCGTTGCAGGATTACTACTGGCAAAAGAAGTAGACACAATAACCAATGCAATGCATACACCCAAAAAGCCACTGGCCATTGTGATTGGTGGCGCAAAAATATCCGACAAAATAGATTTGTTAAACACATTTATAGATTCAGCAGATTATATAGCGGTTGTTGGTGCCATGGCGAATACCTTTTTAGTCGCAGAAGATGTAGCCGTTGGTAGTAGTTTGGTAGAAAAAGACGCTGTGCATACCGCCAAAGAACTCCTGCAAAAAGCATATAGTAGAATGAAAAAAGAGCGCTTTACGTTTTATATACCCCAAGACGTTGTTGTGGCAAAAGGAAAAGAAAATACCCACCAAACCAGGGTTGTTGATATAGATAATCATACATGGGCAGATATTTCACAGTATCCGAAAAAACCTTCAAAACATGCCTACAGCGTTGCGGCTGATGAATGGATTTTAGACATAGGCCCAATGACAGCGAGTGCAATAAAAGGTGCGCTATCGCAAGCGCACACTGCTATATGGAATGGCACAGCTGGCATGACAGAGATTCGTGGCTTACACGGCGCAGCTGACCCGTTTAGCCACGGGACGCGCGTAATCACAGAAGGCTTCATTGGCCAACATGCTGGTGACAAAAACGTACCATTTACCATTGTAGGAGGCGGTGATACGGTAGGCTATGTAGAATCTATAAGTGGATTACGCGAGCAACTTGGACACGTATCTACAGGTGGTGGAGCGAGCTTAGAGCTCATGGCTGGGCATACTCTCCCTGGTGTAGAAGCTTTACAAGACAGCGACTAA
- the pyk gene encoding pyruvate kinase — MRQYKRTKIIATCGPSSLEYDTIHKLIAAGANGIRLNFSHGNHAQHATTIKRVRKASKALGKPVAIIQDLQGPKVRLGEFDGIFQVEKGQSIRLRYNADFEREGVLPTQYDLSKKVKRGERLYFFDGKVKTTITSVKDGVVHVRAENAGYLLARKGINVPDTNFDGDIITKKDKEDILFGATGDIDYVALSFVQTASDVAHVKRLLTNAGSKARVISKIETRSAVENIESIVEASDAVMVARGDLAIETSVEEVPILQRQIVRLGITHAKPTIIATHMLASMTDAPQPTRAEASDVATAVLSGTDAVMLSEETANGMFPIDAVKTMKKIIRYAEENTHENITFNRTQQSHTRQTAISKAIIALAYDVSAIAIVAETKSGATGYIIASYRSDLPIIAVTSSQLVAQQLSIVYGIKSFVRKDEMYQAVHLTDWLQRNKVLSKNEIVVIVSGEHPGVVGTTDTIKVRVIT; from the coding sequence ATTCGCCAGTATAAACGTACAAAGATAATTGCAACGTGTGGTCCTAGTTCACTAGAATATGACACGATACATAAGCTTATCGCTGCAGGCGCTAATGGAATACGGCTTAATTTTAGTCATGGCAACCATGCGCAACACGCAACGACAATTAAGCGTGTCAGAAAAGCATCTAAAGCACTCGGTAAGCCAGTGGCGATTATTCAAGATTTACAAGGTCCAAAAGTACGTTTAGGTGAATTTGATGGCATATTTCAGGTAGAAAAAGGTCAAAGTATTCGGCTGCGTTACAACGCTGATTTTGAGAGAGAAGGCGTGTTACCTACTCAATACGATTTAAGTAAAAAAGTGAAACGTGGCGAACGATTGTACTTTTTTGACGGAAAAGTAAAAACAACCATTACGAGTGTCAAAGACGGAGTTGTGCATGTACGTGCCGAAAACGCTGGGTATTTACTCGCCCGCAAAGGGATCAATGTACCAGATACCAATTTTGATGGCGATATCATTACCAAGAAAGACAAAGAAGATATCTTGTTTGGAGCAACGGGCGACATAGATTATGTTGCACTGAGCTTTGTGCAAACGGCCAGTGACGTTGCTCATGTGAAACGTCTACTTACCAATGCTGGGAGTAAGGCGCGCGTTATCTCTAAAATAGAAACACGTTCTGCTGTAGAGAATATAGAATCTATCGTTGAAGCGTCAGATGCAGTTATGGTTGCACGGGGCGATTTAGCTATAGAAACAAGCGTAGAAGAAGTCCCTATATTGCAAAGACAAATTGTGAGGCTTGGCATTACACATGCAAAACCTACCATAATTGCAACGCACATGCTTGCAAGTATGACAGACGCACCACAGCCAACACGAGCAGAGGCGAGTGATGTAGCGACAGCAGTTCTCAGTGGTACCGATGCAGTCATGTTAAGCGAAGAAACAGCCAATGGAATGTTTCCTATAGATGCTGTTAAAACGATGAAAAAGATTATTCGCTACGCAGAAGAGAATACTCACGAAAACATTACATTTAACCGTACACAACAATCGCACACGCGCCAGACTGCTATAAGTAAAGCAATTATTGCCTTAGCGTACGATGTTAGTGCTATAGCTATTGTAGCGGAGACAAAAAGCGGTGCGACAGGGTACATTATTGCGTCGTATCGGTCAGATTTACCAATTATTGCAGTGACAAGTAGTCAGCTGGTAGCTCAACAACTATCTATTGTGTATGGCATAAAGAGTTTCGTGCGCAAAGATGAAATGTACCAAGCAGTACATTTAACAGATTGGCTACAAAGAAACAAAGTACTTTCAAAGAACGAAATCGTTGTAATTGTATCAGGCGAGCATCCTGGCGTCGTAGGCACAACAGACACTATTAAAGTAAGAGTCATCACATAA